A region from the Tsuneonella mangrovi genome encodes:
- the nrdR gene encoding transcriptional regulator NrdR produces MRCPFCAHDDSQVKDSRPTEDNTAIRRRRQCESCGARFTTFERVQLRDVTIVKSGDRREPFERAKIEQSVALACRKRGIDQERIDQLVSGIQRQVETAGDGEIASARIGEMVMDGLRQLDSVAYIRFASVYRDFSEARDFEEFASTVRDAGKG; encoded by the coding sequence ATGCGCTGTCCATTCTGTGCCCATGACGATTCGCAGGTCAAGGACAGCCGCCCGACCGAAGACAACACCGCGATCCGCCGTCGCCGCCAGTGCGAGAGCTGCGGCGCGCGCTTCACGACTTTCGAGCGGGTGCAGTTGCGCGACGTCACGATCGTCAAATCGGGCGACCGGCGCGAACCGTTCGAGCGGGCCAAGATCGAACAGTCGGTTGCCCTGGCTTGCCGCAAACGCGGAATCGACCAGGAACGGATCGACCAGCTCGTGTCGGGCATCCAACGACAGGTAGAAACTGCAGGGGACGGCGAGATTGCCTCGGCCCGGATCGGCGAGATGGTGATGGACGGACTGCGCCAGCTCGACAGCGTCGCGTACATCCGCTTCGCCAGCGTCTATCGCGACTTTTCCGAAGCGAGGGACTTCGAGGAATTTGCCAGCACTGTGCGCGATGCTGGAAAGGGCTGA